The following are from one region of the Phormidium sp. PBR-2020 genome:
- a CDS encoding tetratricopeptide repeat protein encodes MERSLSQLTLAPPQTLAHADLRLTEANRLLDLGIQEFNRSQFWEAIASWERALELYRAVGDRAGEGSALNNLGEAYRELGQYERAIDLYEQFLVIAREIGDSPEERLRQRAGEGTALDNLGVAYFSLGQYQRAINFHEQWLAISREIGDRAGEVRALGNLGNVYSSLGQYQGAIDVYQQQLAIARQIGDRAGEGDALAGLAEAYRNLGQYERALEKYRQAITLFNDLSAHSERAALLEFEGQLEDGDEVLQDGSLYGLHTFEGEVGQFVEIRLNSDDFDAYLILVAPDGEWVAEDDDGGEGLNSLIFIQLPQTGRYSVIANAHDASGRGHYRLTVAAISAEDYQRGQERASVRAEAEQLLEQGIQQFNRSQFREALDSWQRALELYRVVDDRPGEGRVLGNLGNAYNRLGQYERAIEFYEQILVLFRDINDRAGEGNALGNLGNAYRKLGQYERTIDFHEQALVIFREIGARAEEGFTLGNLGNAYDSLGQYERAINFHEQALAIAREISNPLGEGSALGGLGVAYFSLGQYDRALEQYGQAVALFNELGARAEEALFLSNIGSLLNDQNQPELAIIFLKASVEVREAIRGDMRGLDTDLQQSFTDTVAGSYRLLADLLLQQDRVLEAQRVLDLLKIQELDDYLQGVQRNARTASGIDYLRPEQSILDQYNQLQDSAIALGQERAELSQRQRSGDLTPAETQRLQDLVRLEQALATQFNSFAEAPEIQALVATLSPRVLRQTLDLEGLSALRNNLDSLDAALIYPLILDERLELVITTADTEPLRRTVAVGRTELNAAITAFRQALEDPRSDAQTPAQQLYRWLVEPLEADLAAAGVTTLLYAPDAALRYIPLAAFHDGDQWLAQRFRINHITALSLEELTAPPQAAPRILAGAFADVETVHPVGSFNLRGLLYAGEEVNLLEAALPNTVALIDQAFDLDTVLLELGSANVLHFATHGVFVPGAPEDSFILFGNGDAPTLRDIGAWSLSHIDLVVLSACETGLGGFDNNGEQILGLGYQFQRRGAKAVIASLWAVSDQGTQVLMTAFYDGLALGMTKTEALQAAQRALITNDFVAVGGRREAMVELVSSTTGERLVPGGTLAHPYYWAPFILIGNGL; translated from the coding sequence ATGGAGCGCTCCCTCTCTCAACTGACCCTCGCCCCACCCCAGACCTTAGCCCACGCTGACCTCCGCCTTACTGAAGCCAATCGCCTGCTCGACTTGGGGATTCAGGAATTTAATCGCAGTCAGTTTTGGGAAGCGATCGCCTCTTGGGAACGGGCTTTAGAACTCTACCGAGCCGTGGGCGATCGCGCCGGGGAAGGTAGCGCCCTGAACAATTTGGGCGAGGCTTACCGCGAGTTAGGCCAGTACGAGCGCGCCATTGACTTATATGAACAGTTTTTAGTAATCGCCCGCGAGATTGGCGATTCTCCAGAGGAGAGGCTTCGCCAACGCGCCGGGGAAGGCACTGCCCTGGACAATTTGGGCGTTGCTTACTTCAGCTTGGGGCAGTACCAACGCGCCATTAACTTCCATGAACAATGGCTGGCGATCTCCCGCGAGATAGGCGATCGCGCTGGGGAAGTCCGCGCCCTGGGGAATTTGGGCAATGTTTACAGCAGTCTAGGACAGTACCAAGGCGCCATTGACGTCTATCAACAACAGCTAGCCATTGCCCGCCAGATTGGCGATCGTGCTGGGGAAGGCGACGCCCTAGCTGGTTTGGCCGAGGCTTATCGCAACCTGGGCCAGTACGAGCGCGCCTTAGAGAAATACCGTCAAGCCATCACCCTGTTCAATGACCTCAGTGCGCACTCTGAAAGGGCAGCCCTGCTAGAGTTCGAAGGACAACTAGAGGACGGCGATGAGGTCTTACAGGATGGCAGTTTGTACGGGCTGCACACCTTTGAGGGTGAAGTGGGACAGTTCGTTGAAATTCGCCTCAATAGTGACGACTTTGATGCCTATCTGATTCTGGTTGCCCCTGATGGTGAGTGGGTCGCAGAAGATGATGATGGCGGTGAAGGGTTAAACTCTCTAATCTTTATTCAACTTCCCCAAACGGGTCGCTATTCCGTGATTGCCAATGCCCATGACGCTTCGGGACGGGGACATTACCGGCTGACGGTGGCGGCCATTAGTGCTGAAGACTATCAACGGGGACAGGAGCGTGCAAGTGTGAGGGCTGAAGCTGAGCAATTGCTAGAGCAGGGAATTCAGCAATTCAACCGCAGTCAGTTTCGAGAGGCGCTGGACTCTTGGCAACGGGCTTTAGAACTTTACCGAGTTGTGGACGATCGCCCTGGGGAAGGCCGTGTCCTGGGCAATTTGGGCAATGCTTACAACCGCCTGGGTCAGTACGAGCGCGCCATTGAGTTCTATGAACAAATCCTGGTCCTCTTCCGCGATATAAACGATCGCGCCGGGGAAGGCAATGCCCTGGGCAATTTGGGTAATGCTTACCGCAAACTGGGTCAGTATGAACGCACCATTGACTTCCATGAACAAGCCCTAGTGATCTTCCGCGAGATAGGCGCTCGCGCTGAGGAAGGTTTTACCCTGGGCAATTTGGGCAATGCTTACGACAGCCTAGGCCAGTACGAGCGCGCCATTAACTTTCATGAACAAGCCCTAGCGATCGCCCGCGAAATCAGCAATCCCTTAGGGGAAGGCAGCGCCCTGGGGGGTTTGGGTGTTGCTTACTTTAGTCTGGGCCAGTACGACCGCGCCCTAGAGCAATACGGTCAAGCCGTCGCCCTCTTCAACGAACTCGGTGCCCGCGCGGAAGAAGCCCTTTTCCTAAGCAACATCGGCAGCCTCCTCAACGACCAAAATCAACCGGAACTCGCCATCATCTTCCTCAAAGCCTCTGTCGAAGTTCGCGAAGCCATACGCGGGGATATGCGCGGTCTCGACACCGACCTCCAACAATCCTTCACCGACACTGTCGCTGGCAGCTACCGCCTCCTCGCCGACCTCCTCCTCCAACAAGACCGCGTTCTCGAAGCCCAGCGTGTCCTCGACCTGCTCAAAATCCAAGAACTCGACGACTACCTGCAAGGAGTGCAACGCAATGCCCGCACCGCCAGCGGCATAGACTACCTGCGGCCCGAGCAAAGCATCCTCGACCAATACAACCAATTGCAGGACAGCGCCATTGCCCTGGGTCAAGAGCGGGCCGAACTCAGTCAGCGACAACGCAGCGGCGACCTCACCCCCGCAGAAACCCAACGACTACAAGACCTGGTACGCCTAGAGCAAGCCCTGGCCACCCAGTTCAACAGCTTTGCTGAGGCTCCCGAAATCCAAGCTCTTGTAGCGACCCTCAGCCCTCGGGTACTGCGACAAACCCTTGATCTAGAAGGACTCTCCGCCCTGCGCAATAACCTGGACAGCCTCGATGCCGCCCTCATCTATCCCCTCATCCTAGACGAGCGCCTGGAACTGGTGATTACCACCGCCGACACTGAACCCCTGCGCCGCACCGTCGCCGTGGGGCGGACTGAGCTGAATGCTGCGATCACCGCCTTTCGCCAAGCCTTAGAAGACCCTCGCAGCGATGCCCAAACCCCGGCCCAGCAACTCTATCGTTGGCTGGTTGAACCCCTTGAAGCTGACCTAGCGGCGGCGGGGGTGACGACCCTGCTCTATGCTCCTGATGCAGCCCTGCGCTACATTCCCCTGGCGGCTTTCCACGATGGTGACCAATGGTTAGCGCAACGGTTCCGCATCAACCACATCACCGCCCTCTCCCTAGAGGAGTTGACAGCACCACCCCAAGCAGCTCCCCGTATCCTGGCGGGGGCATTTGCGGATGTGGAGACGGTTCATCCTGTAGGCTCCTTCAACCTGCGGGGGTTACTCTATGCCGGGGAGGAGGTCAATCTACTCGAAGCGGCGTTGCCTAACACCGTTGCCCTGATTGACCAAGCGTTTGACCTGGATACGGTGTTGTTGGAATTAGGTAGTGCCAATGTTCTCCATTTCGCCACCCATGGGGTCTTTGTCCCCGGTGCCCCAGAGGATTCTTTCATTCTCTTTGGTAATGGGGATGCCCCCACCCTGCGGGATATTGGCGCCTGGTCTTTGTCCCACATTGACCTAGTGGTGTTGAGTGCCTGTGAGACGGGGTTGGGGGGCTTTGACAATAATGGCGAGCAAATCCTGGGACTGGGCTATCAGTTCCAGCGGCGGGGAGCTAAGGCGGTGATTGCCTCTCTGTGGGCGGTGAGTGACCAGGGGACTCAGGTGTTGATGACGGCATTCTATGATGGCCTGGCTCTGGGCATGACTAAGACGGAGGCGTTGCAGGCGGCTCAAAGGGCGTTGATTACCAATGACTTTGTGGCGGTGGGAGGACGGCGCGAGGCAATGGTGGAGTTGGTCAGCAGTACCACTGGGGAACGGTTGGTGCCGGGGGGAACGTTGGCACATCCCTACTACTGGGCGCCGTTCATTCTTATCGGTAATGGCTTATGA
- a CDS encoding leucine-rich repeat domain-containing protein, giving the protein MENSVEARIEGMKAAGRDTLNLHGLGLREVPEVVLEFPELAGLNLSGNQLTEIPDFIGDLSKLRLLYAARNQITEIPPCLSRLPLFSGLELSSNQVGEIPGFMAQMQSLSMLELTGNQIREIPEFLVHLPRLFRLNVGENPLECPPLEICEQGLTAIREYYQQ; this is encoded by the coding sequence ATGGAGAATAGCGTTGAGGCACGGATTGAGGGGATGAAGGCAGCGGGACGAGACACCCTGAATTTGCATGGGTTAGGCTTGCGGGAGGTTCCCGAGGTGGTGTTAGAATTTCCCGAGTTGGCGGGGTTGAATCTTTCGGGGAACCAGTTGACGGAGATTCCTGATTTTATCGGGGACTTGTCAAAGTTGCGGCTGTTGTATGCGGCTCGCAATCAAATCACGGAAATTCCCCCTTGTTTGAGCCGTCTTCCTCTATTCTCGGGGTTGGAGTTGTCGTCAAATCAGGTTGGCGAAATTCCTGGGTTTATGGCCCAGATGCAGAGTTTATCAATGTTGGAGTTGACGGGAAATCAGATTCGCGAGATTCCTGAGTTTTTAGTTCATCTGCCGCGATTGTTCCGGTTGAATGTTGGGGAGAATCCGCTGGAATGTCCGCCGTTAGAGATTTGTGAGCAGGGGCTGACGGCGATTCGGGAATATTATCAGCAATAG
- a CDS encoding S1C family serine protease, which yields MKPATLPALLSTAILFAVQMPLQARTSDTIKSGSEINEISQRTTLLIVALDNNRQPIGRGSGSLIAREDNTCVGITNAHVTDVPGATFIVRTSDQELHQVTNTWALTNEDLAVVTFECEQAYEPITIATYQLSPGQNVYVSGWPGDGSPTGEAIRQFTSGSISTVLDTPWRGYQVGYTNIARPGMSGGQVLDEAGRLVAIHGIGTVEDTRRIAQSLNLPLETARELAQNTGFNYGIPITTFLGRASQAGLNFPYDVVFSVPQDPASGPVARSEDYVHQPDDRDSVSFDDMLGNVDRLLNTVDRVRRMFGF from the coding sequence ATGAAACCAGCTACCCTGCCAGCCCTATTATCTACGGCGATCCTATTCGCTGTACAGATGCCGCTCCAGGCCCGCACCAGCGACACCATTAAGTCTGGCTCCGAAATCAACGAAATCTCCCAGCGCACCACGCTGCTGATTGTGGCATTAGATAACAACCGTCAACCCATCGGTCGCGGTTCAGGCTCATTGATTGCCCGGGAGGATAATACCTGTGTTGGCATCACCAATGCCCATGTGACCGATGTCCCTGGGGCCACGTTTATCGTCAGAACGTCCGACCAAGAGTTGCATCAGGTCACTAATACTTGGGCATTGACCAACGAAGACTTGGCTGTGGTGACGTTCGAATGTGAGCAAGCGTACGAGCCAATCACCATCGCAACGTATCAGCTTTCACCTGGGCAAAATGTCTATGTTTCTGGATGGCCTGGGGATGGTTCGCCTACGGGTGAAGCGATTCGACAGTTTACCAGTGGGTCTATTTCCACTGTGTTGGATACCCCTTGGCGAGGATATCAGGTGGGCTATACCAACATCGCTCGCCCTGGCATGTCTGGGGGACAGGTGTTGGACGAAGCTGGACGCCTGGTGGCTATTCACGGAATTGGCACTGTAGAAGATACTCGGCGTATTGCCCAGAGTCTCAATCTTCCTCTGGAGACAGCCCGGGAGTTAGCCCAAAATACCGGGTTTAACTACGGTATTCCCATCACAACGTTCTTGGGTCGAGCGTCCCAAGCTGGGCTGAATTTTCCCTACGATGTGGTGTTCTCAGTGCCCCAAGACCCAGCATCTGGACCCGTCGCGCGATCAGAGGACTATGTGCATCAGCCTGATGACCGTGATAGCGTCAGCTTTGATGACATGTTAGGCAACGTTGACCGGTTGCTTAACACGGTTGACCGCGTCCGCCGTATGTTTGGCTTCTAG
- the recJ gene encoding single-stranded-DNA-specific exonuclease RecJ, whose protein sequence is MLLLLSISVRPNLPNQRWTLADLPDAEIQSLAESLNVSPLIAQILMERGLDSPETAQIFLEPDTLELPPPIQDFPDLAISLDLISEMIETERAIAICGDYDADGMTSTALLLRALGTLGAKVDYAIPSRMSDGYGINSRLVNEFAEAEVGLIITVDNGISAHGPVEEARELGMEVIITDHHDLPEVIPPASSILNPKMAPENSPYRGMAGVGVAYMLAMHLGEHFQQGETFRLPMLELLTLGTIADLAPLTGVNRYWVLQGLHLLANSQIPGIQALVQVSGAGDKGKKSLKPDAIGFRLGPRINAVGRIGDPQLVIELLSTDDAGIALERAMQCEQINRTRQEMCEEIEREAIAWSDSLRHTLPQTRVLVPLQANWHHGVIGIVASRLVERYGVPVFICTYEDEELQQVRGSARGIPEFNVFEALNYCGDLLTKYGGHPAAGGFSLPEANLEAFRQRLSEFACQCLQPEHLKPLVRLSGELGFEELDLERFEEVEQLQPFGIGNPTPVFYSTQVRVLNQKTVGKGHLKLELAQGESEKSIGAIAWRWGEYFPLPSPVDLAYKLGENEWQGQVSLQLEVVGARRPEGVVWASTSLSPAEEEIPEATVIESTELSPANDEEAVTNAGETLQRFEYQNRVYFCGLYPHGETKELRIRNDRGQVLAVNQGSQTGLLGTSRENARYVDVRERRFYDLIKAALAVLNGSSS, encoded by the coding sequence TTGCTACTCTTGCTTTCAATCTCCGTGCGCCCCAATCTTCCGAACCAACGCTGGACTCTGGCGGATCTCCCTGACGCTGAGATCCAATCTCTGGCTGAGTCTCTCAATGTGTCTCCCCTCATTGCCCAAATCCTCATGGAACGGGGCTTAGACAGTCCTGAAACGGCTCAAATCTTCCTAGAACCCGATACCCTAGAACTTCCGCCGCCGATTCAGGATTTCCCCGATTTAGCCATTAGTCTCGATCTCATCTCGGAAATGATTGAGACGGAACGGGCGATCGCCATCTGTGGGGACTATGATGCTGATGGCATGACCAGTACGGCGTTGCTATTGCGGGCCTTGGGAACCTTGGGGGCAAAGGTTGATTATGCCATTCCCAGCCGCATGAGCGATGGCTATGGCATTAACTCCCGCCTCGTCAATGAGTTTGCAGAGGCGGAGGTGGGCTTAATTATTACCGTCGATAATGGCATTAGCGCCCATGGGCCGGTTGAGGAAGCCCGAGAACTGGGGATGGAGGTGATTATTACCGATCACCATGACTTGCCCGAGGTGATTCCCCCCGCCAGTTCCATTCTCAACCCTAAAATGGCTCCCGAGAACTCCCCCTATCGCGGTATGGCGGGGGTGGGGGTGGCCTATATGTTGGCCATGCACTTGGGGGAGCATTTCCAGCAGGGGGAAACCTTCCGACTCCCCATGTTGGAACTCCTGACGCTGGGAACGATCGCCGACTTGGCCCCCCTCACCGGCGTGAACCGATATTGGGTCTTACAGGGGTTGCACCTCCTGGCAAATTCGCAAATTCCGGGCATTCAGGCCCTCGTGCAGGTGTCGGGAGCGGGGGATAAGGGCAAAAAATCCCTAAAACCCGATGCCATTGGTTTCCGCCTCGGTCCTCGGATTAACGCGGTGGGGCGAATTGGTGATCCCCAGTTGGTGATTGAACTCCTTTCAACAGATGATGCGGGGATCGCTTTGGAACGAGCGATGCAATGTGAACAGATTAACCGCACCCGCCAGGAGATGTGTGAGGAGATTGAACGGGAGGCGATCGCCTGGAGTGATTCCTTACGCCATACTCTCCCCCAGACGCGAGTTCTGGTTCCCCTGCAAGCCAACTGGCATCATGGGGTGATTGGTATTGTGGCCTCGCGTTTAGTGGAACGCTACGGGGTTCCGGTGTTTATCTGCACCTATGAGGATGAGGAACTGCAACAGGTGCGAGGTTCGGCGCGAGGGATTCCGGAGTTTAATGTCTTTGAAGCCCTGAATTATTGCGGGGATTTACTGACCAAGTATGGCGGACATCCGGCGGCTGGGGGGTTCTCGCTCCCGGAAGCCAATTTAGAGGCGTTTCGTCAGCGGTTGAGTGAGTTCGCCTGTCAATGCTTGCAACCAGAACATCTCAAACCACTGGTGCGACTGAGTGGGGAGTTGGGGTTTGAGGAGTTGGATTTAGAGCGGTTTGAGGAGGTTGAACAACTGCAACCCTTTGGCATTGGCAATCCCACGCCGGTGTTTTATTCCACTCAGGTACGAGTTTTGAACCAGAAAACTGTGGGGAAGGGCCATCTAAAGCTAGAACTAGCCCAGGGGGAGTCTGAGAAATCCATTGGGGCGATCGCCTGGCGTTGGGGCGAGTATTTTCCCTTACCCAGTCCGGTGGATTTGGCCTACAAACTGGGGGAGAATGAGTGGCAAGGACAGGTGTCTCTCCAGTTAGAGGTGGTTGGGGCCCGTCGTCCTGAGGGAGTCGTCTGGGCTTCGACTTCGCTCAGCCCCGCTGAGGAGGAGATTCCCGAGGCGACGGTGATTGAGTCGACGGAGTTAAGTCCAGCTAACGATGAGGAGGCGGTGACTAATGCTGGGGAAACGTTACAGCGGTTTGAGTACCAAAATCGCGTCTACTTCTGTGGCCTCTATCCCCATGGGGAAACCAAAGAACTTCGCATTCGCAACGATCGCGGCCAAGTCCTGGCGGTGAATCAGGGCAGCCAAACGGGCCTGCTAGGGACTTCACGGGAGAATGCTCGCTACGTCGATGTGCGAGAACGGCGATTTTACGATTTAATTAAAGCAGCCCTGGCTGTTTTAAATGGATCGTCGTCTTGA
- a CDS encoding tetratricopeptide repeat protein: MPNPLSEYQRHYRSAKNYFHEREYTRAERSLQKALAVESHHPDAHLLLGIILRGFGRLAEAEASVRQAIRFGPDTAGAYSILSSILSEQNRYPEAIEAANLAIEQNSRDANAYATLSVARTRQGDFDGAIIAAQTALAFDPNLSSAYNSWGIALANQGEYEEAERRYKKALALNPEGAVIHYNWGMLLMVQQEYEGAIEKFKTSLEINPFRAFTYSAMGDAFFRLNDFDQAALNHREAQYIAPSDPQIHYQAGVTFMEMEQYEEALTSLNTARALARAEEDAALLAAIELSLTHLQQRQGGPENIGNPVL; encoded by the coding sequence GTGCCTAATCCGCTCTCGGAGTATCAGCGCCATTACCGAAGCGCCAAAAACTATTTTCATGAGCGGGAGTACACTCGTGCCGAACGGTCTCTCCAAAAGGCCCTAGCTGTAGAAAGTCACCACCCCGATGCCCATCTGCTGCTGGGGATAATTCTACGGGGGTTTGGACGGTTAGCGGAGGCAGAAGCCTCGGTACGGCAGGCGATTCGATTCGGTCCAGACACGGCGGGAGCCTACAGCATCTTGAGTAGTATTCTCTCCGAACAAAATCGCTATCCAGAAGCGATTGAAGCCGCCAACCTGGCCATTGAGCAGAATAGTCGGGATGCCAATGCCTACGCGACCTTGAGCGTTGCCCGGACCCGTCAAGGAGACTTTGATGGGGCGATCATCGCGGCCCAAACCGCCCTTGCCTTCGACCCCAATCTATCCAGTGCCTACAATTCCTGGGGGATTGCCCTCGCGAATCAAGGGGAGTATGAGGAAGCCGAACGTCGATATAAAAAGGCTCTAGCCCTCAACCCTGAAGGAGCGGTCATTCATTATAACTGGGGTATGCTCTTGATGGTTCAGCAGGAGTATGAAGGGGCGATCGAAAAGTTTAAGACATCTTTGGAAATTAACCCTTTTCGCGCCTTCACCTACAGTGCCATGGGCGATGCTTTTTTCCGTTTAAATGACTTTGACCAAGCTGCTCTGAATCATCGGGAGGCTCAATATATCGCCCCCAGCGATCCCCAAATTCACTATCAAGCCGGGGTGACCTTCATGGAGATGGAACAGTACGAGGAGGCACTGACCTCTCTAAACACCGCCCGCGCTTTGGCCCGCGCCGAGGAAGACGCCGCACTATTAGCAGCGATTGAATTGTCCTTAACCCACCTACAACAACGACAGGGCGGACCCGAGAACATCGGCAACCCTGTCTTGTGA
- a CDS encoding tetratricopeptide repeat protein: MANGGKLLSAMVVTALLLPTMEGVMAAGRQEIALLNQPAPGDLGLLPDLSATPVAEPRNLEPLPLVLKPSTILAQADSRINEAERLLEKGHQQLETSQFQAALQSYQQALYLYRELVTQPDLFQESRQGEGHALRWIGNVYLNSAQYEQAIDLYEQAFEIAREIDDRDGESRALNNLGIAYRTLGQYQRAINFYEQALVIFRELGGRAEEGIALGNLGVAYNSLGQYQRAINFHEQALVIFREIGDRAGEGAALGNLGSAYNNLSQYERAIDFYEQSLAIAREVGDSPEERLRQRAGEGAALGNLGVAYDSLGQYERAIGFYEQRLAIARELGDRAGEGAALNNLGNAYNNLGQYPRAIDFYEQYLMIARELGDRAGEGAALNNLGIAYDSLGQYPSAIDFLEQQLAITREIDNRAGEAYALGNLGNAFANLGQDDRALEQYGQAVALFNELGARTEEATVLSNIGILLNNQNQPELAIIFLKASVDVREAIRGDIRGLDTDLQQSFTDTVAGSYRLLADLLLQQDRIIEAQRVLDLLKIQELDDYLQGVRRNSRTESGVDYLRPELTILARYSDLQDSAIDAGRELASLRAIAIPERTAAQNQRIADLITLRNELNSDFNDFVRSPEIRNLIEQLSFEARDASVSLASLDRLRDELQQLNAVIFYPLVLEDRLELIITAPDAPPLRRTVPIGREQLNRTILAFRDALENVDPRIETPAQQLYDWLIAPIQADLEAAGVDTIIYAPDGQLRYIPLAALHDGDQWLAQRYQVNNITAESLTNFTEADAAQPSILAAAYTDSAPSHTPLVNGTAYTFYGLAGAREEVALLPSNQLLLDDDFSLATLLPIMDEFSVLHLATHAAFVPGVPEDSFILFGNGDTPTLRDIESWTLNGVDLVVLSACETGVGGLGNGEEILGLGYQFQQRGAKAVMASLWTVSDQGTQVLMTAFYDALQQDMTKTEALQAAQRALITNDFEAVGGQRGSIELISSTTGERLVPGGTLAHPYYWAPFILIGNGL, from the coding sequence ATGGCTAATGGCGGCAAGTTACTGAGCGCGATGGTGGTGACGGCCCTGTTACTACCCACAATGGAAGGGGTAATGGCAGCCGGACGACAAGAAATCGCTCTCCTGAATCAGCCAGCCCCAGGGGACTTGGGGCTTTTGCCTGACTTGAGTGCAACCCCGGTGGCGGAACCACGGAATTTGGAACCCTTACCTCTAGTATTGAAACCATCGACGATTTTAGCTCAGGCGGATAGTCGTATAAACGAAGCAGAGCGCCTACTTGAGAAAGGTCACCAGCAACTTGAGACGAGCCAGTTTCAGGCAGCTTTACAGTCCTACCAGCAAGCACTTTATCTCTACCGAGAGTTGGTAACACAACCTGATTTATTTCAGGAGAGTCGGCAGGGAGAAGGTCATGCACTACGCTGGATCGGTAATGTTTACCTCAACTCAGCGCAGTATGAGCAAGCAATTGACTTATATGAGCAGGCTTTTGAAATAGCCCGTGAGATTGATGATCGCGATGGAGAAAGCCGCGCTCTGAACAATTTGGGCATTGCCTACCGCACCCTAGGCCAGTACCAACGCGCCATTAACTTCTATGAACAAGCCCTAGTGATTTTCCGCGAACTCGGTGGTCGAGCTGAAGAAGGCATCGCCCTGGGGAATTTGGGCGTTGCTTACAACAGCCTGGGCCAGTATCAACGCGCCATTAATTTCCATGAACAAGCCCTAGTGATTTTCCGCGAAATTGGAGATCGAGCTGGGGAAGGTGCTGCCCTGGGCAATTTGGGAAGTGCTTACAACAACCTGAGCCAGTACGAACGCGCCATTGACTTCTATGAACAATCTCTGGCTATTGCCCGCGAGGTAGGCGACTCTCCAGAGGAGAGGCTTCGCCAACGCGCTGGGGAAGGTGCTGCCCTAGGCAATTTGGGCGTTGCTTACGACAGCCTGGGCCAGTACGAACGCGCCATTGGCTTCTATGAGCAAAGGCTGGCGATCGCCCGCGAGCTTGGAGATCGAGCTGGGGAAGGTGCTGCCCTGAACAATTTGGGCAATGCTTACAACAATCTGGGCCAGTACCCCCGTGCCATTGACTTCTATGAACAATACCTAATGATTGCCCGCGAGCTTGGAGATCGCGCCGGGGAAGGTGCTGCCCTGAACAATTTGGGCATTGCTTACGATAGCCTGGGTCAGTACCCCAGCGCCATTGACTTCCTTGAACAACAGCTAGCCATTACCCGCGAAATTGATAATCGCGCCGGGGAAGCCTACGCACTGGGCAACTTGGGCAATGCTTTCGCCAATCTGGGCCAGGATGACCGCGCCCTAGAGCAATACGGCCAAGCCGTCGCCCTCTTCAACGAACTCGGTGCCCGCACCGAAGAAGCCACCGTCCTCAGCAACATCGGCATCCTCCTCAACAACCAAAATCAACCCGAACTCGCCATCATCTTCCTCAAAGCCAGCGTCGATGTGCGCGAAGCCATACGCGGCGATATTCGCGGTCTCGACACCGACCTCCAACAATCCTTCACCGACACCGTCGCTGGCAGCTACCGCCTCCTCGCCGACCTCCTCCTCCAACAAGACCGCATCATCGAAGCCCAGCGCGTCCTCGACCTGCTCAAAATCCAAGAACTCGACGACTACCTGCAAGGAGTGCGCCGCAATAGCCGCACCGAGAGCGGCGTAGACTACCTGCGGCCCGAACTCACCATCCTGGCTCGCTACAGCGACCTGCAAGACAGCGCCATCGATGCCGGTCGAGAACTCGCCAGCCTCAGGGCGATTGCTATCCCCGAGCGCACCGCAGCTCAGAACCAGCGCATCGCTGACCTCATCACCCTGCGCAACGAACTCAACAGCGACTTTAATGACTTTGTCCGCAGCCCCGAGATCCGCAACCTGATTGAACAACTCAGCTTTGAGGCCCGCGACGCCAGTGTCAGTCTGGCCAGCCTCGACCGACTGCGGGATGAGTTGCAGCAACTTAACGCCGTCATCTTCTATCCCCTGGTGCTAGAGGATCGCCTGGAACTGATCATCACTGCCCCCGATGCGCCTCCCCTACGCCGCACCGTCCCCATTGGTCGCGAGCAGCTGAACCGCACCATTCTCGCTTTCCGCGATGCCCTAGAAAATGTTGATCCCAGGATTGAAACCCCGGCCCAGCAGCTTTACGACTGGCTGATTGCCCCGATTCAAGCCGATTTGGAGGCCGCTGGGGTGGACACCATCATCTACGCCCCCGACGGGCAACTGCGCTACATTCCCCTCGCTGCCCTCCACGATGGTGACCAGTGGTTGGCTCAGCGATACCAAGTCAACAACATCACCGCTGAGTCCCTGACCAATTTCACCGAAGCCGATGCGGCCCAGCCCTCGATTCTTGCCGCCGCGTACACCGACTCTGCTCCGAGCCACACGCCGCTAGTCAACGGCACAGCCTATACCTTTTACGGTCTAGCGGGGGCGCGGGAGGAGGTGGCGCTGTTGCCCAGCAATCAACTGTTGCTAGATGACGACTTTAGTCTCGCCACCCTGCTGCCAATCATGGATGAGTTTTCGGTGTTGCACCTGGCCACCCATGCTGCTTTTGTCCCCGGTGTGCCAGAAGATTCTTTCATTCTCTTTGGCAATGGCGACACCCCCACCCTACGGGACATTGAGAGCTGGACGTTGAATGGGGTGGACTTGGTGGTGCTGAGTGCCTGCGAAACCGGGGTCGGTGGGCTAGGCAATGGGGAGGAGATTTTGGGACTGGGCTATCAGTTCCAGCAGCGGGGAGCCAAGGCGGTGATGGCCTCTCTGTGGACGGTGAGTGACCAGGGGACTCAGGTGTTGATGACGGCGTTCTATGACGCTCTGCAACAGGACATGACCAAGACGGAGGCGTTGCAGGCGGCTCAGAGGGCGTTGATTACCAATGACTTTGAGGCAGTGGGAGGGCAGCGAGGCTCGATCGAGTTAATCAGCAGTACCACTGGGGAACGGTTGGTGCCGGGGGGAACGTTGGCCCATCCCTACTACTGGGCGCCGTTCATTCTCATCGGGAACGGGTTGTAG